In Listeria monocytogenes, the following proteins share a genomic window:
- a CDS encoding tyrosine-type recombinase/integrase, with amino-acid sequence MRRSNHLSLEEKAIVYQTIVPDDDFVFQEFIRSRRIRNVRETTIQYYTDAINVLKRDREYIHVQKPIMHLSQRDLEDMIMYWKGFMRANTINSKIKAFKAYYNFLYQQGFIKINPCENLSLLRVREEIRETLNPDEIKKIANHFKKKETFSSYRDLVIFQLLLDTGIRISEAVGINIQDIHSDYIIVVESKNLKQRIVYISKRMREKLTSYLKIRGNLSHTKVFINRDQLPYNKNTFQQNLREARVLCGIQKQVSPHVCRRTYAKNAILSGMDAFSLATLLGHSSLEVTKRYVQIWGKDLKIQSKLKKDYSHLF; translated from the coding sequence ATGAGAAGAAGTAATCACTTAAGTTTAGAAGAAAAGGCAATCGTTTATCAAACGATTGTGCCTGATGATGATTTTGTGTTTCAGGAATTTATAAGATCAAGAAGGATTAGAAATGTACGAGAAACAACTATTCAGTATTATACGGATGCAATCAATGTACTAAAAAGAGATAGGGAATATATTCATGTTCAGAAGCCTATCATGCATCTTTCACAGAGAGACCTTGAAGACATGATTATGTATTGGAAAGGTTTTATGAGGGCTAATACAATTAACAGCAAAATAAAGGCTTTTAAAGCGTATTATAACTTTCTTTATCAGCAAGGTTTTATAAAGATAAACCCCTGTGAAAATCTCAGTTTATTGAGAGTCAGAGAAGAAATAAGAGAGACTTTAAATCCAGATGAAATCAAAAAAATAGCTAACCATTTCAAGAAAAAAGAAACGTTTAGCTCCTATCGAGATTTGGTTATCTTTCAATTGTTATTAGATACAGGAATACGTATTTCAGAAGCAGTTGGTATTAATATACAAGATATCCATAGTGATTACATTATTGTTGTCGAATCAAAAAATCTTAAACAGCGGATAGTTTATATTTCAAAGAGAATGAGAGAGAAACTAACTTCTTATTTAAAGATACGGGGTAATCTTTCACATACTAAAGTATTTATCAATCGAGATCAGCTTCCTTATAATAAAAATACGTTTCAACAGAACCTTAGAGAAGCTAGGGTTCTATGCGGGATACAAAAGCAAGTAAGCCCTCATGTTTGTAGGAGGACTTACGCTAAAAATGCAATTTTATCAGGTATGGATGCTTTTTCACTAGCTACATTGTTAGGTCATTCATCCTTGGAAGTTACTAAACGATATGTTCAGATATGGGGGAAAGATCTAAAAATACAATCAAAGTTAAAAAAAGATTATAGTCATCTATTCTAA
- a CDS encoding aminoglycoside phosphotransferase family protein, protein MDVTQLKMLRNAKVVSEIKKGFSIDKKYQVDETYLVRVFPKELLQTRKQEFEIIQALGSQTPFVPRAYDFGCTDGEGYMIIGYVRGEDAENGMFSLSHSEQFKAGFSAGEILREVHKIPLDIPKMNWLDFQTAKFKRKVEELKELEITASFLTETEQFVYENIARLKNRPICLQHGDFHPANIILKNKKFVGLIDFNRLEFGDPLFDLAKIGFFTTEVSIPFARGNILGYIDKEEVTDFWNLYALYTAMHITSAVNWAAKNESRNFKKLMNYAAKTAASHDNFQKLMPDWMNEEEFK, encoded by the coding sequence ATGGATGTGACCCAATTAAAAATGTTGCGTAATGCGAAAGTGGTCTCAGAAATAAAAAAGGGTTTTTCTATCGATAAGAAATATCAGGTGGATGAAACCTATCTTGTACGTGTTTTTCCAAAAGAGTTACTCCAAACACGAAAGCAAGAATTTGAAATAATCCAAGCGTTAGGTTCTCAAACTCCATTTGTTCCACGAGCATATGATTTTGGCTGTACCGACGGAGAAGGCTATATGATTATTGGTTATGTGCGCGGTGAAGATGCGGAAAATGGCATGTTTAGCTTATCCCATTCCGAACAGTTTAAGGCTGGTTTTTCAGCAGGGGAAATTTTACGAGAAGTTCATAAAATACCGCTAGATATACCAAAAATGAACTGGTTGGATTTTCAAACAGCTAAATTTAAACGAAAAGTGGAGGAATTAAAAGAATTAGAAATAACAGCTTCTTTCTTAACAGAAACCGAACAGTTTGTTTATGAGAATATAGCTAGATTAAAAAATAGACCGATTTGTTTACAGCATGGAGATTTTCATCCAGCGAATATTATTTTAAAGAACAAAAAGTTTGTTGGGCTAATTGATTTTAATCGGCTAGAGTTTGGAGATCCTTTATTTGATTTAGCTAAAATCGGCTTTTTTACAACAGAGGTCAGTATACCTTTTGCACGAGGAAATATTTTAGGCTATATTGATAAAGAAGAAGTTACAGATTTTTGGAATCTTTATGCGCTTTACACGGCGATGCATATTACTTCGGCCGTTAATTGGGCGGCAAAAAATGAATCTCGTAATTTTAAAAAGTTAATGAATTATGCAGCAAAGACGGCAGCTAGTCATGATAATTTTCAGAAGCTGATGCCAGACTGGATGAACGAGGAGGAATTCAAATGA
- a CDS encoding protein kinase produces MIDNNMKSVQEKSILNLEKMKEGLIEYSTDGEFDETEYVKIRYFILNNDNTKKIAPDFLRTRRTLKEFWQFIKNQYSSYAERREFLTTTFNIMIDTLEQTSEFVGSESFDLSNRIGGGGFGEVFKIEHQYVEMSFALKVLSPIFPDKNKDYVTRFFREAKILFSLNHPNIIKIYDTGIDNGKPFIKMEYIDGYDLDGYVKKYSTLDFTKSKVPIQMILKGLAYAHNRGVIHRDLKPSNILVSSNGTCKIIDFGISAYLEPYLHTKLTLTNERIVGGSFIDPLLMDNPSLRDKRSDIYSIGAIWYYLIVGSAPIGSDIERRLVSSNNISKLQANVILKCLSHSLEERFQSCEEILNTISPKKEDMLNISNNWITDVTHLDLIDFLRAYHQTAFYIREDNFPFNYYGRYGELEFLNDLYELDSIDGKDGMSFIQEIEQHRINNYDWEDTWFLTDDRLKLKDNDENLLKFLSHMFHPKVRNESSAWEYILENINDMLIKDGYKLVPNGEISGKIVYSYERIL; encoded by the coding sequence ATGATTGATAATAATATGAAATCAGTACAAGAAAAGAGTATTCTAAACCTAGAAAAAATGAAAGAAGGTCTAATAGAATACTCAACAGACGGAGAATTTGATGAGACTGAATACGTAAAAATTAGATACTTTATTTTAAACAATGATAACACAAAGAAAATTGCTCCAGATTTTTTAAGAACAAGAAGAACACTTAAAGAATTTTGGCAATTTATTAAGAATCAGTATAGCTCCTATGCAGAACGTCGTGAATTCCTCACCACAACTTTCAATATAATGATTGATACTTTGGAACAAACTAGCGAATTCGTTGGGTCCGAGAGTTTTGACTTGAGTAATCGTATTGGTGGTGGCGGTTTTGGTGAGGTTTTTAAGATTGAGCATCAGTATGTGGAAATGAGTTTTGCATTAAAAGTTCTGAGTCCAATATTTCCAGATAAAAATAAAGATTATGTTACTAGATTCTTTAGAGAAGCTAAAATCCTTTTTTCGTTAAATCATCCTAATATTATCAAGATATATGATACTGGAATTGATAACGGAAAACCATTCATAAAAATGGAATATATAGATGGATATGATTTAGATGGGTATGTTAAAAAATATTCAACTTTAGATTTCACTAAAAGTAAAGTACCCATTCAAATGATATTGAAGGGCCTTGCTTACGCGCATAATAGAGGTGTTATTCATAGAGATTTAAAACCTTCTAATATATTAGTATCTTCAAATGGGACATGTAAAATTATTGATTTTGGAATAAGTGCTTATTTAGAACCTTATCTTCATACTAAACTGACACTCACAAATGAACGAATTGTTGGCGGAAGCTTTATAGATCCTTTATTGATGGATAATCCAAGTTTACGTGATAAAAGAAGTGATATATATTCTATTGGAGCTATTTGGTACTACTTAATAGTCGGAAGTGCGCCCATAGGAAGCGATATAGAACGAAGGTTGGTATCAAGCAACAATATTAGTAAGCTTCAAGCTAATGTAATATTAAAGTGTCTAAGTCATAGTCTTGAAGAAAGGTTTCAAAGCTGTGAAGAAATTTTAAATACTATATCACCTAAAAAAGAAGACATGTTAAATATATCAAATAATTGGATAACTGATGTTACTCATCTTGATTTAATAGATTTCCTAAGAGCATATCATCAAACAGCCTTTTATATAAGGGAAGACAATTTTCCATTTAACTATTATGGTAGATATGGGGAATTGGAGTTTTTAAACGACCTTTATGAATTAGATAGTATTGATGGTAAGGATGGAATGAGTTTTATACAAGAAATAGAACAACATCGTATTAATAATTACGATTGGGAAGACACTTGGTTTTTAACTGATGACAGGTTAAAATTAAAGGATAATGATGAAAACTTATTGAAATTCCTATCACATATGTTTCATCCAAAAGTAAGAAATGAAAGTTCTGCTTGGGAATATATTTTAGAAAATATCAATGATATGCTAATTAAAGATGGTTACAAATTGGTACCAAATGGAGAAATATCTGGAAAAATAGTATATTCTTATGAACGTATATTATAA
- a CDS encoding helix-turn-helix domain-containing protein, with protein sequence MSDLGKELLNLRVKLGLSLREAKEKTGLSHNYIRKLELGFDPSTKTPIEPSVETLKKISLGYGISFDKLMQLANYSSSIEKNEVIATKVPIYKTLHDMKSKKETNDFRLYKQELVSKNAILVEVSNPSLSKFNSNSLLLLEPYEDSFKGELVLLTTDSKIIIGHINLFNDKELQLKPIDSESTVTIKKDLIMIWKIVEVIQLIS encoded by the coding sequence GTGTCTGATTTAGGGAAAGAATTATTGAATTTAAGAGTGAAACTTGGTTTATCCTTACGTGAAGCAAAAGAAAAAACTGGATTAAGTCATAATTACATACGAAAATTAGAATTAGGCTTTGATCCATCGACAAAAACTCCTATAGAGCCCTCAGTCGAAACATTGAAAAAAATTTCTCTAGGTTATGGCATATCATTTGATAAATTAATGCAACTAGCTAACTATTCGTCTTCAATAGAAAAAAATGAAGTCATTGCAACAAAAGTTCCTATATATAAAACTCTGCATGACATGAAATCAAAAAAAGAAACAAATGATTTCCGACTTTATAAACAAGAACTTGTATCTAAGAATGCAATTTTAGTTGAAGTCTCTAATCCTTCTTTGAGTAAATTCAATTCCAACTCATTATTATTATTAGAGCCCTATGAAGATAGTTTTAAAGGTGAGTTAGTTTTATTAACAACTGATAGCAAAATTATAATTGGGCATATAAATTTATTTAATGACAAAGAGCTACAACTTAAACCTATTGATTCAGAAAGTACTGTAACTATTAAGAAAGATTTAATAATGATTTGGAAAATAGTAGAAGTAATTCAATTAATTAGTTAG
- a CDS encoding SpaA isopeptide-forming pilin-related protein, with protein sequence MQKKLIGSLFILIVLFIFGSTSEKVQASPTSPNGWQLKWAIKNNDFEDVDIADYGVDAGTTNVWQVNQKGVEAWGTTNPTGNIEVWQNGNGYNVPAFSGNNFIELNSDGIGPVYQDIRTIPGSNLTWKFSHRGRMGVDTADLLIGSPESQTEVSRVSDGETWGSFEGNYIVPDGQTITRLTFNPISTASGSLTSGNFLDDIQLYINVNGAKIGDVVWYDFNGDGIQQDSEEPAPGVKVDLLTKDGAFKESTTTNNIGSYLFTDVLPGDYQVKFTLPDNDFIFSKANQGNDTTLNSKPDKTGIASVNVPNLKSENFDMDAGITTNGKVEIQKLSGDKALSGAVYTIKDNSQSEVAKITTDQNGTGTAEGLPPGKYTATEVTAPLGYQKNPTPKTFTITYGDTNPVKLTFQNVEKTGSITIFKQDEANKKGLANAVFDVKSTDGTTLKKVTTNSKGYALAENLQPGTYVITEATAPPGYEKSAKEIRVTIPFNPQKTINITFSDNKIMVPKKPTSTNGSTVVKVSGETTKITTLPQTGDSSNSSTIFTGLFIVAASGLLVYRRY encoded by the coding sequence ATTGTCTTATTTATTTTTGGAAGCACTTCTGAAAAAGTGCAAGCTTCTCCAACATCTCCAAATGGTTGGCAATTAAAATGGGCCATTAAAAATAATGATTTTGAAGATGTTGATATCGCGGATTATGGTGTAGATGCTGGTACGACAAATGTTTGGCAGGTTAATCAAAAAGGTGTAGAGGCATGGGGAACAACTAATCCAACTGGAAATATTGAAGTATGGCAAAATGGTAATGGATACAATGTGCCTGCTTTTTCTGGAAACAATTTTATTGAATTAAACTCGGATGGTATTGGCCCAGTTTATCAAGATATTCGGACAATCCCGGGTTCCAATTTAACTTGGAAGTTCTCACACCGGGGTCGCATGGGTGTAGATACGGCTGATTTGCTGATAGGTTCACCAGAAAGTCAAACCGAAGTGTCGCGAGTTTCTGATGGAGAAACGTGGGGGAGTTTTGAAGGGAATTATATAGTGCCTGATGGACAGACTATCACAAGGCTAACTTTCAATCCTATTTCAACAGCAAGTGGCTCACTTACCAGCGGAAATTTTTTAGATGACATTCAGTTGTATATTAATGTAAATGGCGCAAAAATTGGCGATGTTGTTTGGTACGATTTTAATGGTGATGGTATTCAGCAAGATAGTGAAGAGCCTGCTCCGGGCGTAAAGGTGGATTTATTAACGAAAGATGGTGCCTTTAAAGAAAGTACGACAACCAATAATATCGGTTCGTATTTGTTCACCGATGTATTACCAGGAGATTACCAAGTGAAATTCACCTTACCGGATAATGATTTTATTTTTTCGAAAGCAAATCAAGGCAATGATACGACACTTAATTCCAAGCCAGATAAAACAGGAATTGCTTCAGTGAATGTACCTAATTTAAAAAGTGAGAATTTTGATATGGATGCGGGAATAACGACGAACGGTAAAGTGGAAATTCAAAAACTTTCTGGAGATAAGGCGCTAAGTGGAGCGGTTTATACGATTAAAGATAATTCTCAATCGGAAGTAGCAAAAATAACAACTGATCAAAATGGTACAGGAACTGCGGAAGGGCTGCCGCCAGGGAAATATACAGCAACCGAAGTTACAGCACCTCTTGGTTATCAGAAAAACCCAACACCAAAAACATTCACTATCACGTACGGCGATACAAATCCTGTCAAACTCACTTTTCAAAACGTTGAGAAAACAGGATCAATTACTATTTTTAAACAAGATGAAGCGAATAAAAAAGGTCTAGCAAATGCCGTTTTCGACGTAAAGTCAACAGATGGAACGACATTAAAAAAAGTAACTACAAATAGTAAAGGTTATGCACTTGCTGAAAACTTACAACCAGGAACTTATGTCATAACGGAAGCAACAGCACCACCGGGTTATGAAAAATCAGCCAAAGAAATTCGCGTAACGATACCATTTAACCCTCAAAAAACTATTAATATTACTTTTAGTGATAATAAAATAATGGTACCTAAAAAACCGACTTCAACAAATGGAAGTACAGTGGTGAAGGTAAGTGGAGAAACGACAAAAATTACCACTCTACCACAAACGGGCGATAGTTCAAATAGCTCAACAATTTTTACAGGATTGTTTATTGTCGCAGCTAGCGGGTTACTCGTTTATAGAAGATATTGA
- a CDS encoding helix-turn-helix transcriptional regulator: MDSNMKLLRKQLGWSQNRLAEESGVSRRTINYIENGKIKNPKKETMRSISNALRADVEILFFDKSYTIKNLESRSL, encoded by the coding sequence ATGGATTCAAATATGAAATTATTAAGAAAACAGCTAGGATGGAGTCAGAATCGCCTAGCAGAGGAATCAGGAGTTTCAAGAAGAACAATTAACTATATTGAGAATGGTAAAATTAAGAACCCTAAAAAGGAAACTATGAGATCAATATCAAATGCACTTAGGGCTGATGTAGAAATATTATTTTTTGACAAATCGTATACTATAAAAAATTTAGAAAGTAGGAGTTTATAA
- a CDS encoding recombinase family protein encodes MKLGYARVSTVGQDLKTQQEKLLKQGIEEDYLYIEKKTATTTRNREALKDLIKNSRKGDIVYITKIDRLARSIIDLNNVMNEFLKKGVTVVFIDNNMTFSANAKSDPMQKLLFNVLGAFAEFERDMIVNRTTEGKIRAQQAGKKLGRKGQPDQQIQKALRLMNKREDNNLSVSDIVKATGVPKATLYKKLKELKKGTSS; translated from the coding sequence ATGAAATTAGGATATGCTCGAGTTAGTACTGTTGGACAAGATTTAAAAACCCAACAAGAAAAATTGCTCAAACAAGGTATTGAAGAAGATTATTTATACATTGAAAAGAAAACTGCTACCACTACAAGAAACCGAGAAGCTTTAAAAGATTTAATTAAAAATTCACGTAAAGGTGATATTGTTTATATAACAAAAATAGACCGCTTAGCACGATCCATAATTGATTTAAATAATGTAATGAATGAATTTTTAAAAAAAGGAGTAACTGTTGTATTTATTGATAATAATATGACTTTTAGTGCAAATGCTAAGAGTGATCCTATGCAGAAATTATTATTTAATGTTCTAGGTGCTTTTGCTGAATTCGAAAGAGATATGATTGTCAATCGAACCACTGAAGGAAAGATAAGAGCACAACAAGCGGGGAAAAAATTAGGGCGTAAAGGGCAACCTGATCAACAAATACAAAAAGCATTACGATTAATGAATAAAAGAGAGGATAATAATTTATCTGTTTCTGATATTGTTAAAGCAACAGGTGTACCCAAGGCTACTTTATACAAGAAATTAAAAGAACTCAAGAAAGGAACTTCCAGTTAA